The DNA region TATTGGCGGCggacaacaagaaaacaaaaaaaaaaaaaaattaagactacTTACACACCATACGAAAAGcaaattcaaataaacaaatatttgtaattcctatttttttcttgtttacCTGCAAAACAACAGAGTGTTAGTgtcaaaaaatcaaaaaaagaaaaaaaagaaaaaacaattgtccaacaaatttttaatttccaatgacatataaattttcatttacctatttcacatttatttcattttgtgtgctcatttttgttatttttcttgtttgcaGAACTGACAAAAATGCCTAGCATAAATGGTAAATGTTGGCTAATGATGGTGGCTCTGCTATCGTTATCGTTATCGTTGGCACTAACGGCACCCGCAccgcaacaacagcaacaagtgGACCTCCAGGACAGCATCGAACCAGAGCTTAATCCCATAAATGCCGAGGTAAAgtcaaataacaaaaataaaaacaaaagacaaactGAAAAATACTAGGAAGTGGAAACCGAAACTTGAATATCTGCCCCCCACCCCCCAACCACCAACATCTGGCACCCTCCTCGCCATACTCCACCATTAACACTCCTCTCCGACTCTCCACTTTTGTTGGGGTAGGCCAGGAGCGTTTGAAAGTACACTTTGCTTGAGATCGTTTGGGGGGCCTTTTGTTATTGTAAGCGTTGTGTAAGCGCAATCATCAAGAGTTTATTTTTTCCTTGTTTGAATTTTGGTTGCCAAAAAGTGCATTGAACCATTGAAGAaactaaaacaacaacagcgacgatagcaacaacaaacccAAACACTCTAACAAATTTCTCAAAATCCGCTGTGAAGTAATATGAAATTCCAAATTCATATCGAACACCCAACGACCTTGAGCTCTTTTCATggcgacaaaaaaaaaaaaagaaaaaaaaaacgtaaagatagaaagagaaaaaaaaaccaacgaagaagaaaagaagaagacaaAACTTGTTAACGACCTACGTTAAcatttcaaaaaccaaaagccaaCGCCTCGGTACGCGTTGCGCCGTTAAACCGCCATCACATGGAGGTGTCCCATTTAGCGCCTCTCTCTTTTGTTGTACCCTGTAACCCCGTAACAGGATGAAACGGTATATTTCTAGACAATGCAGATTCCCTCAGTCGATCACAAAGTTATCGATTGACATTTCCAAATGATCGATAACAAGAGTTTGTCTCTAGTCTACTCATTCTTTCTCTTTGAttacaaatttctatataattgGATATAAAATATCTTACATGACTATTGCAGATTTGAGACTGGGGACTATTTTTATCTGAAATTAAGATCTCCTTGGTGTAGGGTATTGTAAAGTCGATATACTCGTCTAAAGTATAGGCGGactggttttttttcttcactaTGGTATTCATATATTGTGTTAAATATTGAGAAATATTATCTCCTCTTTATTAATTTCATCCATTTGTCGTAATTAACATTGTGTCAAATGTGCAAAACCCCCCAAAAAAAGTGGGCATGGAAAATATGATCAAACCGGAAAACTAGTTTATCCCAAAACTACATCTTTTTCACAACTTTTTGGGTTGGATTCTAATTTACCATCCACTAAATCAATCAGCATATCTTTAGCCCTTGATGTGCTAAAAGAGATTGTTGTTTAAcaagatttgtttttttttatttttcttatttagaTATTTATATCTTAATATTGCAATGACTTGCAGTAGCTAAAAatggatatacatatgtgaaaATATCCaagatacatatacaaaagTTTCAAACATAACGTTTTCTAATCAAAATATAGCTTATCGATTTCATATTGTAGAGTTCagtcctttttgaaattttaggAAAATAACcgaagaattttttttaatgacgCTGAAACATCATTCATAATTTGTGAAGATTTACTGTGTAGAATCATTAAAATTAGAACTATTAAAACTGGGAAAATTTTAGAATTCAAGGCTAGAAGCTCTTAGTCACGAAAGTTCGAGTAAATTCTAAAAttcttttaaagaaaaaatataaaccataaataaaaatttgatgTCAGTTAGATCCTTTATGtgactatatacatatatatttcaaatattttgacGTGGTTCATAAAAAAAGCCCACAAACATATAAACAACAGCACACATTTGTAtactaaaatatataaattgtaaCCTTATGCAAAGCTCTTAGTTATTCCAATCACATATAATGGTAAACAACTATATATTTCATCATCTGATTATGACGTCAGAAATTTGTCATTGCTTTGTCACAATGCAAAGAAACAAATGTAATGaggaaaaattaacaaaaacagTTAGACATATCGGATCATACGATCATCATTAATGAAACTCCTCCCCATTTCCTCTCCTATCTTCAAGCCACGTAtggaaaataaacaaaaactttgtATAATTACAAGTGATCGGGCAAACACTTGAACAATCTGACTGCACTATAAAAATTTGTCTTTGgatttaattgtttcttggtttttttcggtttcattttttttcttctccccTTTGGCCATTGCCTATGCGTTTTGTTTAGAAATGAGTCAATTTGTggatttttgtgttttggttttgattttgattttgatttcgGTTTCTCAGAGTGCATATATATCGCATGTTTTATCGATTTCTTTCGATTCGTTTGGCAATGACGTTGTGAATTTTAAATACTTGTATTTATATTGATTACCATAGATTGAAAGTCACAGCTTAGAATGGAGCTTAATATATGGagtaattttttatatatacacatatatctgtctgtgtttttattttgtatatctGTATGCGTTAGTTGATCTTTGTCTTGAGCCCACAAAAATTGGGTCAAGTCGAACAGgtttcaattcatttaaatttatgatTTGTCAGCaattaaatatgttttttttttttttattggacTTTTTCAATGTGCAATTAGACAAAGAATTCAATCTGATTTATACCAATATTGAACTGAGAACAGAAGGCCAGAAACCCTTTATTATGCAAGATGATTTCAAGTCTATCATTAGAATTACTTAGCTTTGTTAATTAACCTCCTTTGTCCCATCCATTTAAATAgccattaaataaatatatctaGAATATGTACACTTGTTTAAAAAGCTTTCCTATAATGTTGGCTGTAACTTTTTTAAGACCTAAAAGAGCAATATTTGACATGGATCTAAATGAAGTTCTCTAAAGAGACAAAATAGTACACATTTTTCTTCTATATGGAATCTCAATCTCAATCTCAATCTTGTATTCCGAAATGCAATTGAGTTGGCACATGGTGTTTATTGAAAATGGATCGAGAGATAATTTCAAAAGTATCAAAAAATGTATTGAACTGTTTTCGATATATCAGTttgttgtttatgtttatagCTGTTAACTTTCTGAATGTGAAACAATCAAACAACCGGTAAACTTTATTCGGCTTTATGTATGAatgaaaatgacaaaaaaaaaaagaaaagaaaaagagaaaaaccaaTAGAACTGCCATGTTCGTATGTTATATTTCCAATTCTAGGAGGTATTAGGTGCTGACCTAGATcgcaacaaaagaaaattgcccGATGCCACTTTCGAGGCGAAAAATGCTGTACTTGGATTTGTTTTTGGCGTAAGTAGATCATCACTAAAGGCAGAAAATCAGAGATGTTTAtgataatttttcaaattttattatagAAAATCGATAACTTCCTGGACACAAAGACGCGTGTGATTGAACAATTGGATCGTTCCAATATTGAGAAGAACAAGCAATGGGATATCAAATCGCCGGTGCCAATTAAAGATTTTCAGACTCTGATAACGGCTGTCGTATCACCGAAAATCCGTTCACTTGGCAATATAGCCAATGATCTGACCACTGGCGTTCTGACCACAATCACAGCCTTCAGTGGCTCCTCATCGGGCAATGGCAATGCCAATGCTGGCCTTGGCAATGTTGTATCCAAATTCCTAGGTTTCTCTGGACCCATTTTGCAGGGCTCATCGGGTGGCGTCAATGGCATAGCCGGTGTTACGACACCAGCTCCCGATTCCGATGAGGCGGgctactaaaaaaaaaaaaaaaacaaattaaaaactataaacataatgaacgaaaaaaaaacacacacgaaaatatttcaaaaatgaaaaaaaagagagctAAAATATTGTAATTTATCATTTTCACTCACCTACACTCACCACCCACTGCTCCCCTTTAtcctatttgtttttttgttgtatccTGATTAGTGAAAATTGCTCAATTAGATTTTaagcgaaacaaaaaacaaaattgatggaATTTGATATATACATTTGTTTTAAGTTACAttcatatttacatacatatttgtacaTATTTGGCATAAAAGACAAGAAAAGCGAAgaaccaataaaaaaaaaaaaacaaaaaacaaaaacgaaacaaaccgagaaccaacaacaaaaaccaacacacaaaaataatcaaaaacttttgttgGGGTTTTTGTATATTGGCTGGTTACGAATTTTTTAGTCGTTGTGTTTCTTTAAATGGTTGTTGCCTCTGACCTTGGCCTTGTGTGGAATTCAGTTTTGGTTTCGGCTTTGGAGTTATAGTTACAGTTACAGTTGTTGGTCAAGTTCagctttctcactctctctctctctctctctttctatctcttcTCTATATATCTCATACGCAGAGTAAGCCGCGTCGGGCACGCGCCGGTGGGAAAGATCTGAACGATGCAGCGAACATCACCAGCGACGATGTCTCACTCGATTTCCCGGGTGAGctattaaataaatcattcCAAACGATCACCAATGTCTCGCAATCGTTATCAAGATTGATTatggtaagttttttttgaatttgtgtatttgtttttccttattgagatattgaaaattaaacgTGTTTAACGGCTAATACATACGATAGGAGTTTCAATTGGCCAAGCAAATTAAAAGCTTTCTGTTTCACAGCTTTTCCCAAGCCTAAAGATAAGCCCAAGTGAATCGAGGAAAAGCTCATTATTCGCCTGTTGAGCTTTTAAATAGAATGTGTACCAAACATTTATTAGTTATTC from Drosophila willistoni isolate 14030-0811.24 chromosome XL unlocalized genomic scaffold, UCI_dwil_1.1 Seg141, whole genome shotgun sequence includes:
- the LOC6649201 gene encoding uncharacterized protein LOC6649201 isoform X2, with product MPSINGKCWLMMVALLSLSLSLALTAPAPQQQQQVDLQDSIEPELNPINAESKPRRARAGGKDLNDAANITSDDVSLDFPGELLNKSFQTITNVSQSLSRLIMNSARRYSRFVLFFKPIFGDALVVRGSEDPTTTTTSRPTTAKTTATNEESEKLNEI
- the LOC6649201 gene encoding uncharacterized protein LOC6649201 isoform X1, with translation MPSINGKCWLMMVALLSLSLSLALTAPAPQQQQQVDLQDSIEPELNPINAEEVLGADLDRNKRKLPDATFEAKNAVLGFVFGKIDNFLDTKTRVIEQLDRSNIEKNKQWDIKSPVPIKDFQTLITAVVSPKIRSLGNIANDLTTGVLTTITAFSGSSSGNGNANAGLGNVVSKFLGFSGPILQGSSGGVNGIAGVTTPAPDSDEAGY